Proteins co-encoded in one Papaver somniferum cultivar HN1 chromosome 5, ASM357369v1, whole genome shotgun sequence genomic window:
- the LOC113282774 gene encoding CCR4-NOT transcription complex subunit 10-like isoform X1 has translation MDSSSSTTSAATVIASAAAATSGDEDGLITVRSGLAKDAALLFQSRRYSDCLEVLNQLNKKKQDDPKVLHNIAVAEYFNGGCTDPRKLLEVLNSVKKRSEELAHAAGEQVDASSIGNNSISGPKSHQFSAATTASAYTDEFDTSVAKLNIAVVLFHLHEYANALSILEPLYHNIEPLDEATALHICLLLLDIALASNNATRAAHVIQYLEKTFTDIIGQGDSGNVAHHQSANTPAKTSSAPSNSPALDTSNSDAIASANMSEAPLGRSLSEESDSYETLLSTLDIGGQNLARAPGFTINNDLSRTTTDRAAPVVDLKLKLHLYRVRLLLLTRNLKASKREVKLAVNIARGSDSPTALLLKSQLEYARGNHRKAIKLLMASNSRTEPWMESMFHNNLGCIHHQLKKHHMSTCYFSRALKSNSSLRSEKPQKLLTFSQDRSLSVVYNCGLQYLACGKPAAAARCFQKASLIFYYKPLLWLRIAECCLLALEKGLLNSSEVRVQVIGTGKWRQLLVEDGTTRNRFLELTKLKNGSGSADKVDLSISFGRQCLLNALHLLDGLELKSQKTGSSALKEDETNEETPLHSSNHKNLAGRDSKASNIPASNANGDVKDSKGGGSSSSILQSSISLYEDICRRENNMIKQAVLADLAYVELNLENPLKALLAANSLLKLPECSRIYIFLGHVYAAEALCHLNRPKEASEHLVAYVDGSQNSELPYSEEDREKLGVGKGGDIEEINGGSVPPKNVPKEEYQGTLFLKPEEARGSLYVNLAAISAVQGDLEQAHRFAREALSMIPRNSQAILTSVYVDLLLGKTEDAVSKLKQFDGVRFLPTAVRSGS, from the exons GTTCTTCACAATATTGCTGTTGCGGAGTACTTCAATGGTGGTTGCACTGATCCAAGAAAGCTGCTTGAAGTTCTCAATAGTGTTAAG AAGAGAAGTGAGGAGCTTGCTCATGCAGCTGGAGAGCAGGTGGATGCGAGCAGTATCGGTAATAATAGTATTTCAGGACCTAAAAGTCATCAGTTTTCTGCTGCCACAACTGCTAGTGCTTACACAGATGAATTTGACACTTCTGTTGCAAAACTGAACATT GCAGTTGTGTTATTCCATCTTCATGAGTACGCAAATGCATTGTCGATTTTGGAACCATTATATCACAATATTGAACCCCTTGACGAG gCAACTGCTCTTCATATCTGTCTTCTGTTACTGGATATTGCATTAGCCTCCAATAATGCAACAAGAGCTGCT CATGTTATTCAGTATCTAGAAAAAACATTTACTGATATCATCGGTCAAGGTGATAGTGGAAATGTTGCACATCATCAATCTGCTAACACACCAGCAAAAACCTCCTCTGCACCAAGTAATTCCCCTGCATTGGACACTTCAAATTCAGATGCCATAGCCAGTGCAAATATGTCAGAAGCTCCTCTAGGAAGATCCTTATCAGAGGAGTCAGATAGCTATGAAACTCTTCTTTCAACCCTAGACATAGGTGGGCAGAACTTAGCAAGGGCGCCTGGTTTCACCATCAATAATGAtttatcaagaacaacaacgGATCGCGCTGCTCCTGTGGTTGACCTAAAGCTGAAGCTACATTTATACAGGGTTCGACTGCTACTTCTCACAAGGAATTTGAAGGCATCAAAACGTGAAGTTAAATTAGCAGTTAACATTGCTCGTGGTAGCGATTCTCCCACGGCATTGTTATTGAAATCCCAGCTGGAGTATGCTCGAGGTAATCACCGAAAAGCGATAAAGCTCTTGATGGCATCAAACAGTAGGACAGAACCATGGATGGAAAGTATGTTTCACAACAATCTCGGATGCATTCATCATCAGCTTAAGAAACACCACATGTCAACCTGTTATTTTTCGAGGGCACTGAAAAGTAACTCATCTCTTCGATCTGAGAAGCCTCAGAAGCTTTTAACTTTCTCACAGGATAGATCTCTTTCTGTCGTGTACAACTGCGGTTTGCAGTATTTGGCTTGCGGTAAGCCAGCAGCTGCAGCTCGTTGTTTCCAAAAGGCTAGCTTGATCTTTTACTACAAGCCTCTTCTTTGGTTAAGAATTGCTGAATGCTGCTTATTAGCCTTGGAGAAGGGGCTTCTGAATTCCTCTGAAGTTAGAGTGCAGGTTATTGGTACAGGGAAATGGAGACAGCTACTGGTGGAAGATGGGACTACAAGAAACAGGTTTTTGGAGTTGACTAAACTGAAAAATGGTTCAGGAAGTGCTGATAAAGTCGATCTCTCAATCTCCTTTGGTCGACAGTGCCTCCTCAATGCCCTACATCTGTTAGATGGTCTCGAATTGAAGTCCCAAAAAACAGGGTCTTCTGCTTTGAAAGAGGATGAGACGAATGAAGAAACACCCTTACATAGTTCAAACCACAAGAACTTAGCAGGTAGGGATTCAAAGGCATCTAATATTCCAGCATCTAATGCAAATGGAGATGTGAAAGATTCAAAAGGAGGAGGAAGTTCTAGTTCCATATTACAAAGCTCTATTTCTTTGTACGAAGATATTTGCAGAAGAGAGAACAACATGATCAAGCAAGCGGTCCTTGCGGACCTAGCCTATGTAGAGCTGAATCTTGAGAACCCGTTGAAGGCACTGTTGGCTGCAAATTCTCTTTTGAAACTTCCAGAGTGTTCGAGAATATATATCTTCTTAGGTCATGTATATGCAGCTGAGGCTCTGTGTCATCTAAACCGGCCGAAGGAAGCTTCTGAGCATTTGGTAGCCTACGTGGATGGAAGCCAAAATTCTGAGTTGCCATATAGCGAAGAAGACAGAGAGAAATTGGGAGTTGGGAAAGGTGGTGACATTGAGGAGATTAATGGTGGTTCAGTGCCTCCTAAAAACGTGCCCAAGGAAGAATATCAAGGTACTCTCTTCCTCAAACCAGAAGAAGCGCGTGGAAGTTTATACGTGAATCTTGCTGCCATATCAGCAGTGCAAGGTGATCTGGAGCAGGCTCACCGGTTTGCAAGGGAAGCCCTGTCGATGATCCCGCGAAATTCCCAAGCCATTCTAACATCTGTTTATGTGGATCTCCTGCTCGGGAAAACAGAGGATGCTGTTTCCAAGTTGAAACAGTTTGACGGTGTTAGATTTCTCCCTACTGCAGTGAGAAGTGGTTCTTGA
- the LOC113282774 gene encoding CCR4-NOT transcription complex subunit 10-like isoform X2, with protein sequence MDSSSSTTSAATVIASAAAATSGDEDGLITVRSGLAKDAALLFQSRRYSDCLEVLNQLNKKKQDDPKVLHNIAVAEYFNGGCTDPRKLLEVLNSVKRSEELAHAAGEQVDASSIGNNSISGPKSHQFSAATTASAYTDEFDTSVAKLNIAVVLFHLHEYANALSILEPLYHNIEPLDEATALHICLLLLDIALASNNATRAAHVIQYLEKTFTDIIGQGDSGNVAHHQSANTPAKTSSAPSNSPALDTSNSDAIASANMSEAPLGRSLSEESDSYETLLSTLDIGGQNLARAPGFTINNDLSRTTTDRAAPVVDLKLKLHLYRVRLLLLTRNLKASKREVKLAVNIARGSDSPTALLLKSQLEYARGNHRKAIKLLMASNSRTEPWMESMFHNNLGCIHHQLKKHHMSTCYFSRALKSNSSLRSEKPQKLLTFSQDRSLSVVYNCGLQYLACGKPAAAARCFQKASLIFYYKPLLWLRIAECCLLALEKGLLNSSEVRVQVIGTGKWRQLLVEDGTTRNRFLELTKLKNGSGSADKVDLSISFGRQCLLNALHLLDGLELKSQKTGSSALKEDETNEETPLHSSNHKNLAGRDSKASNIPASNANGDVKDSKGGGSSSSILQSSISLYEDICRRENNMIKQAVLADLAYVELNLENPLKALLAANSLLKLPECSRIYIFLGHVYAAEALCHLNRPKEASEHLVAYVDGSQNSELPYSEEDREKLGVGKGGDIEEINGGSVPPKNVPKEEYQGTLFLKPEEARGSLYVNLAAISAVQGDLEQAHRFAREALSMIPRNSQAILTSVYVDLLLGKTEDAVSKLKQFDGVRFLPTAVRSGS encoded by the exons GTTCTTCACAATATTGCTGTTGCGGAGTACTTCAATGGTGGTTGCACTGATCCAAGAAAGCTGCTTGAAGTTCTCAATAGTGTTAAG AGAAGTGAGGAGCTTGCTCATGCAGCTGGAGAGCAGGTGGATGCGAGCAGTATCGGTAATAATAGTATTTCAGGACCTAAAAGTCATCAGTTTTCTGCTGCCACAACTGCTAGTGCTTACACAGATGAATTTGACACTTCTGTTGCAAAACTGAACATT GCAGTTGTGTTATTCCATCTTCATGAGTACGCAAATGCATTGTCGATTTTGGAACCATTATATCACAATATTGAACCCCTTGACGAG gCAACTGCTCTTCATATCTGTCTTCTGTTACTGGATATTGCATTAGCCTCCAATAATGCAACAAGAGCTGCT CATGTTATTCAGTATCTAGAAAAAACATTTACTGATATCATCGGTCAAGGTGATAGTGGAAATGTTGCACATCATCAATCTGCTAACACACCAGCAAAAACCTCCTCTGCACCAAGTAATTCCCCTGCATTGGACACTTCAAATTCAGATGCCATAGCCAGTGCAAATATGTCAGAAGCTCCTCTAGGAAGATCCTTATCAGAGGAGTCAGATAGCTATGAAACTCTTCTTTCAACCCTAGACATAGGTGGGCAGAACTTAGCAAGGGCGCCTGGTTTCACCATCAATAATGAtttatcaagaacaacaacgGATCGCGCTGCTCCTGTGGTTGACCTAAAGCTGAAGCTACATTTATACAGGGTTCGACTGCTACTTCTCACAAGGAATTTGAAGGCATCAAAACGTGAAGTTAAATTAGCAGTTAACATTGCTCGTGGTAGCGATTCTCCCACGGCATTGTTATTGAAATCCCAGCTGGAGTATGCTCGAGGTAATCACCGAAAAGCGATAAAGCTCTTGATGGCATCAAACAGTAGGACAGAACCATGGATGGAAAGTATGTTTCACAACAATCTCGGATGCATTCATCATCAGCTTAAGAAACACCACATGTCAACCTGTTATTTTTCGAGGGCACTGAAAAGTAACTCATCTCTTCGATCTGAGAAGCCTCAGAAGCTTTTAACTTTCTCACAGGATAGATCTCTTTCTGTCGTGTACAACTGCGGTTTGCAGTATTTGGCTTGCGGTAAGCCAGCAGCTGCAGCTCGTTGTTTCCAAAAGGCTAGCTTGATCTTTTACTACAAGCCTCTTCTTTGGTTAAGAATTGCTGAATGCTGCTTATTAGCCTTGGAGAAGGGGCTTCTGAATTCCTCTGAAGTTAGAGTGCAGGTTATTGGTACAGGGAAATGGAGACAGCTACTGGTGGAAGATGGGACTACAAGAAACAGGTTTTTGGAGTTGACTAAACTGAAAAATGGTTCAGGAAGTGCTGATAAAGTCGATCTCTCAATCTCCTTTGGTCGACAGTGCCTCCTCAATGCCCTACATCTGTTAGATGGTCTCGAATTGAAGTCCCAAAAAACAGGGTCTTCTGCTTTGAAAGAGGATGAGACGAATGAAGAAACACCCTTACATAGTTCAAACCACAAGAACTTAGCAGGTAGGGATTCAAAGGCATCTAATATTCCAGCATCTAATGCAAATGGAGATGTGAAAGATTCAAAAGGAGGAGGAAGTTCTAGTTCCATATTACAAAGCTCTATTTCTTTGTACGAAGATATTTGCAGAAGAGAGAACAACATGATCAAGCAAGCGGTCCTTGCGGACCTAGCCTATGTAGAGCTGAATCTTGAGAACCCGTTGAAGGCACTGTTGGCTGCAAATTCTCTTTTGAAACTTCCAGAGTGTTCGAGAATATATATCTTCTTAGGTCATGTATATGCAGCTGAGGCTCTGTGTCATCTAAACCGGCCGAAGGAAGCTTCTGAGCATTTGGTAGCCTACGTGGATGGAAGCCAAAATTCTGAGTTGCCATATAGCGAAGAAGACAGAGAGAAATTGGGAGTTGGGAAAGGTGGTGACATTGAGGAGATTAATGGTGGTTCAGTGCCTCCTAAAAACGTGCCCAAGGAAGAATATCAAGGTACTCTCTTCCTCAAACCAGAAGAAGCGCGTGGAAGTTTATACGTGAATCTTGCTGCCATATCAGCAGTGCAAGGTGATCTGGAGCAGGCTCACCGGTTTGCAAGGGAAGCCCTGTCGATGATCCCGCGAAATTCCCAAGCCATTCTAACATCTGTTTATGTGGATCTCCTGCTCGGGAAAACAGAGGATGCTGTTTCCAAGTTGAAACAGTTTGACGGTGTTAGATTTCTCCCTACTGCAGTGAGAAGTGGTTCTTGA